A genome region from Hevea brasiliensis isolate MT/VB/25A 57/8 chromosome 9, ASM3005281v1, whole genome shotgun sequence includes the following:
- the LOC110666951 gene encoding cyclin-U2-1: MATSSLAISPRKLRSDLYSYSYQSDSHTPLVISVLASLIERTMARNERIAKNCSWALSKDIRTRVFDCFETPDMTIQSYLERIFRYTRAGPSIYVVAYAYIDRFCQANPGFRINARNVHRLLITTIMVASKYVEDMNYRNSYFARVGGLTTNELNKLELEFLFLMGFKLHVNVSVFESYCCHLEREVSIGGGYQIEKTLRCAEEIKSGQNEEKRYINQITRIML, translated from the exons ATGGCTACATCTTCGCTTGCAATTTCTCCGAGAAAGCTCCGATCAGATCTATACTCCTATTCATACCAAAGTGACTCCCATACCCCATTAGTAATATCTGTTCTTGCTTCTCTAATCGAAAGAACCATGGCTAGAAATGAGAGAATCGCCAAGAACTGTTCATGGGCATTATCAAAGGACATTAGAACTAGGGTCTTTGATTGCTTCGAGACACCAGATATGACAATTCAATCCTATCTTGAGAGAATATTCCGATACACTCGAGCCGGCCCCTCTATTTACGTTGTTGCCTATGCCTATATTGATCGATTTTGCCAGGCCAATCCTGGGTTTAGGATCAATGCAAGAAATGTGCATAGGCTTCTCATTACGACCATCATGGTGGCTTCCAAATATGTAGAGGACAT GAATTACAGGAATTCTTATTTTGCAAGAGTTGGGGGATTAACTACAAATGAGCTGAATAAGTTGGAACTTGAATTTCTGTTCTTGATGGGTTTCAAATTGCATGTGAACGTAAGTGTTTTCGAAAGCTATTGTTGCCATTTAGAAAGGGAAGTGAGCATTGGAGGAGGCTATCAGATAGAGAAGACTTTGAGATGTGCAGAGGAAATCAAGTCAGGGCAAAACGAAGAGAAGAGATATATTAATCAAATTACTCGAATTATGCTGTAG
- the LOC110666950 gene encoding zinc finger protein ZAT1, whose amino-acid sequence MALIVDQQSNFKHFCKICKKGFVCGRALGGHMRAHGIGDENGNMDDEDPANDWEDKLGGNVPPSNKRMYALRTNPNRLKSCRVCENCGKEFLSWKSFLEHGKCSSEDAESLVSSPGSDGEDGTPRRGCGWSKRKRSLRAKVGNFNSNCPSSEEEDLANCLMMLSNATFDPLVAEPEESCASASKEEERRNPMNFIAPMAFRAPVDKAKGVAKGMFECKACKKVFNSHQALGGHRASHKKVKGCFAARLDQGLDDNLADEDVITHEEFFPTKTTSTFQFDHGSNAPLASTSKRKSKVHECSICHRVFSSGQALGGHKRCHWITSNSPDASSLAKFHQFQDQIEQIQQRPKFINNPETLDLTLDLNLPAPADERREPPANPPSIEVSTEIYLQTWKGVEAKEKDENHHHHHQKEDDNDKNNTTTNNNNTNCNGSIQNVDDEADSKVKLAKLSELKDMNMNGSSSPWLQVGIGPTTDVSANP is encoded by the coding sequence ATGGCTTTGATTGTCGATCAACAATCAAACTTCAAGCACTTCTGTAAAATTTGCAAGAAAGGTTTCGTTTGTGGGAGAGCTCTTGGAGGACACATGAGGGCTCATGGAATTGGCGACGAGAACGGTAACATGGACGATGAAGACCCTGCAAATGATTGGGAAGATAAATTGGGAGGGAATGTGCCCCCTAGTAACAAGCGGATGTATGCATTAAGAACCAACCCCAATCGATTAAAGAGTTGTCGGGTTTGTGAAAATTGTGGCAAAGAATTTTTGTCATGGAAATCCTTTCTTGAACACGGCAAGTGCAGCTCCGAGGATGCCGAGTCGCTTGTGTCCTCTCCAGGATCCGACGGGGAGGACGGCACGCCAAGGAGAGGCTGCGGTTGGTCTAAAAGAAAAAGATCACTGAGAGCTAAGGTGGGTAATTTTAACTCAAATTGCCCTTCCAGTGAAGAGGAAGATCTCGCAAATTGCCTTATGATGTTATCTAATGCAACATTTGACCCTTTAGTAGCGGAACCAGAGGAGTCATGTGCCTCGGCTAGCAAAGAAGAGGAGAGAAGGAATCCGATGAATTTTATAGCTCCGATGGCTTTTAGGGCACCCGTGGACAAGGCCAAGGGAGTTGCTAAAGGAATGTTCGAATGCAAAGCATGCAAGAAAGTTTTCAATTCCCATCAAGCATTAGGTGGACATAGAGCTAGTCACAAGAAGGTTAAAGGGTGTTTCGCAGCCCGTCTTGATCAAGGACTAGATGATAATCTAGCCGATGAAGATGTTATTACACATGAAGAATTCTTTCCAACAAAAACAACGTCAACTTTCCAGTTTGATCACGGTTCAAATGCTCCGTTGGCTTCTACTTCCAAAAGGAAAtcaaaggtccatgaatgctccATATGTCATCGTGTATTTTCATCGGGACAAGCTTTAGGTGGACATAAAAGGTGTCATTGGATCACTTCAAATTCACCAGATGCATCTTCTTTGGCTAAGTTTCATCAGTTCCAAGATCAGATTGAGCAAATTCAACAAAGACCTAAGTTTATTAACAATCCTGAGACGCTTGATCTTACGCTTGATCTGAATCTTCCTGCTCCGGCTGATGAGCGGCGGGAACCCCCTGCAAACCCACCTAGCATTGAAGTTTCTACAGAGATTTATTTACAAACTTGGAAAGGGGTTGAAGCCAAAGAAAAGGATGAAAATCACCACCATCACCATCAAAAAGAGGATGATAACGACAAGAATAACACCACCACCAACAACAATAACACTAATTGTAATGGTTCAATACAGAATGTGGATGATGAAGCAGACAGTAAGGTGAAGTTAGCAAAGCTTAGCGAATTAAAAGATATGAACATGAATGGAAGCTCATCTCCATGGTTGCAGGTAGGGATTGGGCCAACCACTGATGTGAGCGCTAACCCATAA